Proteins encoded by one window of Microplitis mediator isolate UGA2020A chromosome 1, iyMicMedi2.1, whole genome shotgun sequence:
- the LOC130677588 gene encoding uncharacterized protein LOC130677588 isoform X3 yields MSFNQLPTELKRKIFSYLGGKEYQTLRHVDSNCKAVIADMAKWRGRCTMNGIKPWKNQLIKLQYPSLKSDKYNHLKEKEFKLIFLLYKKWHKVINAGHFRFEAFDVTPENFPPRISFENSTFSYDLLAGHFAVGTRNIGGICFFDINERIDKTHEFHFNYYVDGIQFNSREIERFNRFYFSIEMKLWITGNGTVINVVYFRNRIFFWDVNRKIKIQTPLIFRTAEFRKLLLSLRRGTDEYFYLINTVGETMNVIRLDYVENEITTTEILKIYYTEDDSYELIDFYAEGRKIMIIHQSRKLKNFLLTTIVKLPQSKPLPVTFSAYNDKYTAIAEVRKEILEYYKLIIPCINVVIAYAIENDSSLLG; encoded by the exons atgaGCTTTAATCAGTTGCCGACTGaactgaaaagaaaaatattttcatatcttGGAGGAAAGGAATATCAGACGCTACGTCACGTAGATAGTAATTGCAAAGCTGTCATTGCTGATATGGCAAAGTGGAGAGGCAGATGTACAATGAACGGGATAAAACCAtggaaaaatcaattaattaaactacAATATCCCTCATTGAAAAGTGATAAGTACAACCATTTAAAGgaaaaagagtttaaattaatttttctattgtaCAAAAAATGGCATAAAGTGATTAATGCCGGCCATTTTCGTTTTGAAGCTTTTGATGTTACTCCAGAAAATTTTCCTCCTCGaataagttttgaaaattcgacATTTTCTTATGACTTATTAG ctGGTCATTTTGCTGTGGGAACAAGGAATATAGGAGGAATTTGTTTCTTTGATATCAATGAACGGATAGACAAGACGCATGAGtttcatttcaattattaCGTTGATggtattcaatttaattctcGTGAAATTGAAAGATTCAATAGATTCTATTTTTCAATTGAGATGAAACTTTGGATAACTg gtaaTGGAACAGTAATCAATGTTGTATATTTTCGCAATCGAATTTTCTTTTGGGACgttaacagaaaaattaaaattcaaactcCACTTATTTTTCGTACTGCAGAATTTCGGAAACTATTATTATCCTTACG aCGGGGaactgatgaatatttttaccttATAAATACTGTGGGTGAAACAATGAACGTCATCAGATTAGATTACgttgaaaatgaaataactacaacagaaatattaaaaatttattatactgaAGATGATTCCTATGaacttattgatttttatgCAGAAGGGAGAAAA ATAATGATAATTCATCAATCGCGCAagctaaaaaactttttgctAACAACAATAGTTAAGCTTCCACAGTCAAAACCTTTACCAGTAACTTTTAGTGCTTATAATGATAAGTATACTGCAATTGCGGAAGTGAGGAAGGAAATTCTGGAGTATTATAAACTTATCATTCCGTGTATAAATGTCGTAATAGCATATGCCATCGAAAATG ATTCATCTTTGCTGGGTTGA